TAAAATCATTATTGATTGAATCTTATAAAATTATTATTTACAAAAATAGTAAGGGGAGACAAAAAATGCCTCCCCTTTAATATAATATTATTGAATAGTATTTATTTATTTAACAATTAAAGGTTCAGTTAATCCAGAACCTTTAAAATTAGTAGATTCATCTAATTTTAATGACCTACCAACTGTTGTATCTCCTCTTGTAAAGTTAATTGCATTTATACCGATTCCTTCACAAGTTAAAGTTGAATTAGATAACCAATAATAATAAGGTTGATTTGCTTTAGTTCTATCAATTTCAGTATTTGAGTTTGATTTAACAAATTTTATTGCTCTAAATGAACCTTCTTTGTCACTGATATTTGCAGTTATTGTTATATCAGCTGTAGTTAGATTTGATATTCTGGGAGTAAAAACATCTTTCTTATTAAATGAAGTATTATCTATAACATAATTTGCCAATACATCATATTGTAGTCCTAAATCAATTTTAGGGCTAATTCCAGCTGGTGAATTGTTCCCATCTTTTGGTGGAATAAGTTGCCAAGCCCAATTGTAAGATCCTTTTGCATTTATAGGTTTAATTTTGACAGACATTGCTTCAAGTGTATCAACAACTTTACCATTTAAATAAAGTTGAACTTTTGCTAATAAATCATTTTTAAAGGTTGCTGATTGTTTGATGATATCGAAATCTACTAAAGTTGTAGATTGTTCAACACATGAAGCAATCATAAGAGTTAAAATAAAAGGTAGTAAAAATTTCTTCATTAATTTAAGAGAGATATTTTAAAATATAATTTTGTAAACTGTAAAAAATGTCATGCAAAATAACAATTTTTATTGATTTAACTTAAAAAGATAAGTAATTTTTTTGATATCATTTAAAAAATTTATTGTTTCAAAATATTGCAAATAAAACAATATTGATTAAAAGTATAATAAATAAAATGAAAAAATTTAATACAAAAACTAAGAAAAAACTTCTTTCATTTTGTCAAAGAAACTTCCTTTTTCTTTGTTGTTGACTATTGGTTTTATATTAGGGAAATCTGATAATTTGGTAAGTAAAAGTTTTTCCTCATCATTTAATTTAGTTGGTACAAAAACATTAATTCTAACAATTTGATCTCCTTTTTTATTAGAATTTAAAAAAGGAATGCCCTTAGTTGCCATTCTAAGTAATTCACCATTTTGAGTTCCTGCCTCAATCGTAATAACGGATCTACCTTTTAAAGTAGGAACTTCTATTTCAGATCCTAAGGCAGCTTGAGGAAAACTAATTTGTAAATCAAAAACAACATCATTTCCATTCCTCACAAAAAATTCATGCTTCTTTTCTTCAATTAACACGATTAAATCACCGCTAGATCCTCCTCTTCTACCAACATTTCCACCATTTCTAATTGGAATATAATTCCCATCGCTTACTCCTGCAGGTACACCAATTGTCTCAACACTTTCTCCTTGAAGTCTGCCTTCACCATTACAACTTTTACAAGGATTGATAACTACTTTACCACTACCATTACAGTTGTTACAACTAACAATATTTACAAACTGTCCGAATATAGATCTTGAAACTTGCTT
Above is a window of Chlorobiota bacterium DNA encoding:
- the dnaJ gene encoding molecular chaperone DnaJ, which codes for MSKKDFYEILEVNKSSTNDEIKTAYRKMAMKYHPDRNPGDRESEEKFKEAAEAYDALSNAEKRSRYDQFGHAGVNSSGGFGSGNTGFDINDIFSAFGGGIFDDLFNNQSKQRGGNRADISEPGSDLKIKLPLTLEEIAEGVEKNITIKKMVKCNDCSGKGAPNSKDIVNCKQCSGTGQMKQVSRSIFGQFVNIVSCNNCNGSGKVVINPCKSCNGEGRLQGESVETIGVPAGVSDGNYIPIRNGGNVGRRGGSSGDLIVLIEEKKHEFFVRNGNDVVFDLQISFPQAALGSEIEVPTLKGRSVITIEAGTQNGELLRMATKGIPFLNSNKKGDQIVRINVFVPTKLNDEEKLLLTKLSDFPNIKPIVNNKEKGSFFDKMKEVFS